From the Notolabrus celidotus isolate fNotCel1 chromosome 12, fNotCel1.pri, whole genome shotgun sequence genome, one window contains:
- the gba gene encoding lysosomal acid glucosylceramidase isoform X3 — protein sequence MALSLPSSFALLAFVFLTAEVTLCAGSNGCVSRHFGHDSVVCECNSTYCDSVGSVTLPPLGQFSSYLSSMAGSRLEAAQGQVQVNSTGTGLRLTIVPYQKYQKIRGFGGAMTDAAAINILSLSAGAQDQLLRQYFSPEGIGYTVVRVPMASCDFSTRLYTYADTPGDYNLDNFTLALEDVNMKIPLLQRAKALSPRPLSLLASAWSAPAWMKTNGALIGKGSLNGQPGGKEYKTWAQYYIRFLEEYAKYNLTFWALTTGNEPTAGEMTHYSFQALGFSPEEQRDWVALDLGPAIHASSHPHTHILILDDNRLLLPHWAKVILSDIHAGKYIHGVAVHWYMDGLVPAELSLGITHHLYPEYYLFATEACSGWNLLDRGVKLGSWDRAEQYAHDIMEDLNHYVVGWTDWNLALDQTGGPNWVKNFVDSPIIVDAKRDVFYKQPSFYGMAHFSKFLWEGSQRVGVSPSEETKLEYSAFIRPDGSVVLIVLNRLSTVIQFEVWDPEVGFIPSTAPAHSVLTLAWNTH from the exons ATGGCGCTGTCTTTGCCATCATCATTTGCACTCCTGGCCTTTGTTTTCCTCACAGCTGAAGTAACCCTCTGTGCAG GAAGTAATGGATGTGTTTCCAGACACTTTGGCCATGACTCTGTGGTTTGTGAGTGTAATTCAACTTACTGTGACAGTGTTGGGTCGGTCACTTTGCCTCCTCTGGGTCAGTTCTCCTCTTACCTGAGCAGCATGGCAGGCAGCAGACTGGAGGCAGCCCAGGGTCAGGTCCAGGTGAACAGCACAGGGACAG GTCTCAGATTGACTATCGTTCCCtaccagaagtaccagaagaTCAGGGGGTTTGGAGGAGCTATGACAGATGCAGCAGCCATTAAtattctttctctgtctgctgGTGCACAGGATCAGCTGCTGAGACAGTACTTTTCACCTGAAG GTATTGGCTACACCGTTGTGCGTGTGCCCATGGCCAGCTGTGACTTCTCCACCCGCCTCTACACATATGCCGACACACCCGGAGACTACAACCTGGATAATTTCACTCTGGCCCTCGAGGATGTCAACATGAAA ATTCCTCTCCTGCAGCGTGCCAAGGCCCTGTCACCTCGCCCCTTGTCTCTGCTGGCGAGTGCTTGGAGCGCCCCCGCTTGGATGAAAACTAATGGTGCACTCATTGGAAAAGGATCCCTGAATGGCCAGCCTGGTGGCAAGGAGTACAAAACCTGGGCTCAATATTATATCAG GTTCCTTGAGGAGTATGCTAAATATAACCTGACCTTCTGGGCTCTGACCACAGGGAACGAGCCCACTGCAGGAGAGATGACACACTACAG TTTCCAGGCTCTGGGCTTCAGTCCCGAGGAGCAGAGAGACTGGGTGGCTCTGGACCTGGGTCCTGCTATACATGCTTCGTCACACCCCCACACGCACATCCTCATACTGGATGACAACCGCCTGCTGCTGCCGCACTGGGCCAAAGTG ATATTAAGTGACATTCATGCTGGAAAGTACATTCACGGTGTTGCAGTTCACTGGTACATGGACGGCCTTGTCCCCGCTGAGCTAAGCCTGGGAATCACCCATCATCTGTACCCGGAGTATTACCTGTTCGCCACTGAGGCGTGTTCAGGCTGGAACCTTTTAGACAGAGGGGTTAAGCTGGGTAGCTGGGACAGAGCTGAACAGTATGCACATGACATCATGGAG GACTTAAATCATTATGTGGTGGGTTGGACTGACTGGAATCTGGCGTTGGACCAAACTGGTGGGCCAAACTGGGTGAAAAATTTTGTAGACAGCCCCATTATAGTGGATGCAAAGCGTGATGTCTTCTACAAGCAGCCTAGCTTCTACGGCATGGCACACTTCAG TAAGTTCCTGTGGGAGGGGTCTCAGAGAGTGGGCGTGTCACCAAGTGAGGAAACAAAACTGGAATATTCTGCCTTCATCAGACCAGATGGCTCAGTGGTGCTGATTGTACTCAACAG gttgTCAACAGTGATCCAGTTTGAAGTCTGGGATCCAGAAGTGGGCTTCATCCCCTCCACTGCTCCGGCTCACTCAGTCCTCACACTTGCATGGAACACACACTGA
- the gba gene encoding lysosomal acid glucosylceramidase isoform X1, with product MYVHVTIHKSHMILPTVLHARQKLSGFYGGVDETEVTSGYKMALSLPSSFALLAFVFLTAEVTLCAGSNGCVSRHFGHDSVVCECNSTYCDSVGSVTLPPLGQFSSYLSSMAGSRLEAAQGQVQVNSTGTGLRLTIVPYQKYQKIRGFGGAMTDAAAINILSLSAGAQDQLLRQYFSPEGIGYTVVRVPMASCDFSTRLYTYADTPGDYNLDNFTLALEDVNMKIPLLQRAKALSPRPLSLLASAWSAPAWMKTNGALIGKGSLNGQPGGKEYKTWAQYYIRFLEEYAKYNLTFWALTTGNEPTAGEMTHYSFQALGFSPEEQRDWVALDLGPAIHASSHPHTHILILDDNRLLLPHWAKVILSDIHAGKYIHGVAVHWYMDGLVPAELSLGITHHLYPEYYLFATEACSGWNLLDRGVKLGSWDRAEQYAHDIMEDLNHYVVGWTDWNLALDQTGGPNWVKNFVDSPIIVDAKRDVFYKQPSFYGMAHFSKFLWEGSQRVGVSPSEETKLEYSAFIRPDGSVVLIVLNRLSTVIQFEVWDPEVGFIPSTAPAHSVLTLAWNTH from the exons ATGTATGTTCACGTGACGATTCACAAAAGTCACATGATTCTTCCAACAGTCTTACATGCTCGCCAAAAACTCAGTGGCTTCTATGGCGGAGTGGATGAAACTGAGGTGACTAGTGGGT ACAAAATGGCGCTGTCTTTGCCATCATCATTTGCACTCCTGGCCTTTGTTTTCCTCACAGCTGAAGTAACCCTCTGTGCAG GAAGTAATGGATGTGTTTCCAGACACTTTGGCCATGACTCTGTGGTTTGTGAGTGTAATTCAACTTACTGTGACAGTGTTGGGTCGGTCACTTTGCCTCCTCTGGGTCAGTTCTCCTCTTACCTGAGCAGCATGGCAGGCAGCAGACTGGAGGCAGCCCAGGGTCAGGTCCAGGTGAACAGCACAGGGACAG GTCTCAGATTGACTATCGTTCCCtaccagaagtaccagaagaTCAGGGGGTTTGGAGGAGCTATGACAGATGCAGCAGCCATTAAtattctttctctgtctgctgGTGCACAGGATCAGCTGCTGAGACAGTACTTTTCACCTGAAG GTATTGGCTACACCGTTGTGCGTGTGCCCATGGCCAGCTGTGACTTCTCCACCCGCCTCTACACATATGCCGACACACCCGGAGACTACAACCTGGATAATTTCACTCTGGCCCTCGAGGATGTCAACATGAAA ATTCCTCTCCTGCAGCGTGCCAAGGCCCTGTCACCTCGCCCCTTGTCTCTGCTGGCGAGTGCTTGGAGCGCCCCCGCTTGGATGAAAACTAATGGTGCACTCATTGGAAAAGGATCCCTGAATGGCCAGCCTGGTGGCAAGGAGTACAAAACCTGGGCTCAATATTATATCAG GTTCCTTGAGGAGTATGCTAAATATAACCTGACCTTCTGGGCTCTGACCACAGGGAACGAGCCCACTGCAGGAGAGATGACACACTACAG TTTCCAGGCTCTGGGCTTCAGTCCCGAGGAGCAGAGAGACTGGGTGGCTCTGGACCTGGGTCCTGCTATACATGCTTCGTCACACCCCCACACGCACATCCTCATACTGGATGACAACCGCCTGCTGCTGCCGCACTGGGCCAAAGTG ATATTAAGTGACATTCATGCTGGAAAGTACATTCACGGTGTTGCAGTTCACTGGTACATGGACGGCCTTGTCCCCGCTGAGCTAAGCCTGGGAATCACCCATCATCTGTACCCGGAGTATTACCTGTTCGCCACTGAGGCGTGTTCAGGCTGGAACCTTTTAGACAGAGGGGTTAAGCTGGGTAGCTGGGACAGAGCTGAACAGTATGCACATGACATCATGGAG GACTTAAATCATTATGTGGTGGGTTGGACTGACTGGAATCTGGCGTTGGACCAAACTGGTGGGCCAAACTGGGTGAAAAATTTTGTAGACAGCCCCATTATAGTGGATGCAAAGCGTGATGTCTTCTACAAGCAGCCTAGCTTCTACGGCATGGCACACTTCAG TAAGTTCCTGTGGGAGGGGTCTCAGAGAGTGGGCGTGTCACCAAGTGAGGAAACAAAACTGGAATATTCTGCCTTCATCAGACCAGATGGCTCAGTGGTGCTGATTGTACTCAACAG gttgTCAACAGTGATCCAGTTTGAAGTCTGGGATCCAGAAGTGGGCTTCATCCCCTCCACTGCTCCGGCTCACTCAGTCCTCACACTTGCATGGAACACACACTGA
- the gba gene encoding lysosomal acid glucosylceramidase isoform X2 has translation MTGADKMALSLPSSFALLAFVFLTAEVTLCAGSNGCVSRHFGHDSVVCECNSTYCDSVGSVTLPPLGQFSSYLSSMAGSRLEAAQGQVQVNSTGTGLRLTIVPYQKYQKIRGFGGAMTDAAAINILSLSAGAQDQLLRQYFSPEGIGYTVVRVPMASCDFSTRLYTYADTPGDYNLDNFTLALEDVNMKIPLLQRAKALSPRPLSLLASAWSAPAWMKTNGALIGKGSLNGQPGGKEYKTWAQYYIRFLEEYAKYNLTFWALTTGNEPTAGEMTHYSFQALGFSPEEQRDWVALDLGPAIHASSHPHTHILILDDNRLLLPHWAKVILSDIHAGKYIHGVAVHWYMDGLVPAELSLGITHHLYPEYYLFATEACSGWNLLDRGVKLGSWDRAEQYAHDIMEDLNHYVVGWTDWNLALDQTGGPNWVKNFVDSPIIVDAKRDVFYKQPSFYGMAHFSKFLWEGSQRVGVSPSEETKLEYSAFIRPDGSVVLIVLNRLSTVIQFEVWDPEVGFIPSTAPAHSVLTLAWNTH, from the exons ATGACAGGAGCAG ACAAAATGGCGCTGTCTTTGCCATCATCATTTGCACTCCTGGCCTTTGTTTTCCTCACAGCTGAAGTAACCCTCTGTGCAG GAAGTAATGGATGTGTTTCCAGACACTTTGGCCATGACTCTGTGGTTTGTGAGTGTAATTCAACTTACTGTGACAGTGTTGGGTCGGTCACTTTGCCTCCTCTGGGTCAGTTCTCCTCTTACCTGAGCAGCATGGCAGGCAGCAGACTGGAGGCAGCCCAGGGTCAGGTCCAGGTGAACAGCACAGGGACAG GTCTCAGATTGACTATCGTTCCCtaccagaagtaccagaagaTCAGGGGGTTTGGAGGAGCTATGACAGATGCAGCAGCCATTAAtattctttctctgtctgctgGTGCACAGGATCAGCTGCTGAGACAGTACTTTTCACCTGAAG GTATTGGCTACACCGTTGTGCGTGTGCCCATGGCCAGCTGTGACTTCTCCACCCGCCTCTACACATATGCCGACACACCCGGAGACTACAACCTGGATAATTTCACTCTGGCCCTCGAGGATGTCAACATGAAA ATTCCTCTCCTGCAGCGTGCCAAGGCCCTGTCACCTCGCCCCTTGTCTCTGCTGGCGAGTGCTTGGAGCGCCCCCGCTTGGATGAAAACTAATGGTGCACTCATTGGAAAAGGATCCCTGAATGGCCAGCCTGGTGGCAAGGAGTACAAAACCTGGGCTCAATATTATATCAG GTTCCTTGAGGAGTATGCTAAATATAACCTGACCTTCTGGGCTCTGACCACAGGGAACGAGCCCACTGCAGGAGAGATGACACACTACAG TTTCCAGGCTCTGGGCTTCAGTCCCGAGGAGCAGAGAGACTGGGTGGCTCTGGACCTGGGTCCTGCTATACATGCTTCGTCACACCCCCACACGCACATCCTCATACTGGATGACAACCGCCTGCTGCTGCCGCACTGGGCCAAAGTG ATATTAAGTGACATTCATGCTGGAAAGTACATTCACGGTGTTGCAGTTCACTGGTACATGGACGGCCTTGTCCCCGCTGAGCTAAGCCTGGGAATCACCCATCATCTGTACCCGGAGTATTACCTGTTCGCCACTGAGGCGTGTTCAGGCTGGAACCTTTTAGACAGAGGGGTTAAGCTGGGTAGCTGGGACAGAGCTGAACAGTATGCACATGACATCATGGAG GACTTAAATCATTATGTGGTGGGTTGGACTGACTGGAATCTGGCGTTGGACCAAACTGGTGGGCCAAACTGGGTGAAAAATTTTGTAGACAGCCCCATTATAGTGGATGCAAAGCGTGATGTCTTCTACAAGCAGCCTAGCTTCTACGGCATGGCACACTTCAG TAAGTTCCTGTGGGAGGGGTCTCAGAGAGTGGGCGTGTCACCAAGTGAGGAAACAAAACTGGAATATTCTGCCTTCATCAGACCAGATGGCTCAGTGGTGCTGATTGTACTCAACAG gttgTCAACAGTGATCCAGTTTGAAGTCTGGGATCCAGAAGTGGGCTTCATCCCCTCCACTGCTCCGGCTCACTCAGTCCTCACACTTGCATGGAACACACACTGA
- the rnf115 gene encoding E3 ubiquitin-protein ligase RNF115 isoform X1, which produces MAEAAAVPPHRFFCHCCKGEVNPKLPEYTCPRCESGFIEEVTEDSSLLEGGSNGIDDTATQFAELWHLLLLERPFTTDGDTPDSEPRLPGGRLGSLSDLGGLGGGPIGGSVPAGLGGPMGGLLGAGEHWGPGRPPRLHSQRRYRSRGSSRPDRSPAVEGIVQQFLAGLFANSGVPGSPPLSWTGMLHSNPGDYAWGQGGLDAVITQLLGQLENTGPPPAEKEKISSLPTVNISQEQADCCMECPVCKEDFAVGEPVRQLPCNHFFHSDCIVPWLEMHDTCPVCRKSLNGEDSSSQPPSESPTLSMDPRTQERWSF; this is translated from the exons GAGTACACCTGTCCAAGGTGTGAATCAGGGTTCATAGAAGAAGTAACAGAAGACTCCAG TCTTCTAGAGGGTGGCTCCAATGGGATAGATGACACAGCCACACAGTTTGCAGAG CTATGGCACCTGTTGTTACTGGAGCGGCCATTCACAACAGACGGCGACACGCCGGACTCAGAACCTCGGCTACCCGGAGGCCGCTTGGGGAGTCTGAGCGACTTAGGAGGTTTAGGGGGTGGGCCAATTGGGGGGTCAGTCCCAGCAGGGTTAGGGGGACCTATGGGGGGTCTACTAGGAGCAGGGGAACACTGGGGTCCGGGGCGTCCCCCTCGTCTGCACAGCCAGAGGAGATATCGGTCCAGAGGCAGCAGTAGACCCGACCGCTCGCCTGCTGTTGAAGG gATTGTACAACAGTTCCTTGCTGGTCTCTTTGCCAACTCTGGAGTCCCTGGCTCCCCACCCCTGTCGTG gACAGGGATGCTGCACTCTAACCCAGGGGATTACGCTTGGGGACAGGGAGGGTTAGACGCTGTGATAACGCAG TTACTAGGTCAGCTGGAGAACACAGGGCCTCCTccagcagagaaagagaaaatctCTTCACTCCCAACTGTCAATATCTCTCAGGAACAAGCAG ATTGCTGTATGGAATGTCCAGTGTGCAAAGAGGACTTTGCTGTGGGAGAGCCAGTCAGACAGCTACCCTGTAACCACTTCTTTCATTCAGACTGTATAGTGCCATGGCTGGAAATG CATGACACATGTCCAGTGTGTAGGAAGAGTTTGAACGGAGAAGACAGCAGCAGCCAGCCCCCTTCAGAGTCCCCCACCCTCTCCATGGACCCCCGCACACAGGAGAGATGGTCCTTCTGA
- the rnf115 gene encoding E3 ubiquitin-protein ligase RNF115 isoform X2, with the protein MAEAAAVPPHRFFCHCCKGEVNPKLPEYTCPRCESGFIEEVTEDSSLLEGGSNGIDDTATQFAELWHLLLLERPFTTDGDTPDSEPRLPGGRLGSLSDLGGLGGGPIGGSVPAGLGGPMGGLLGAGEHWGPGRPPRLHSQRRYRSRGSSRPDRSPAVEGIVQQFLAGLFANSGVPGSPPLSTGMLHSNPGDYAWGQGGLDAVITQLLGQLENTGPPPAEKEKISSLPTVNISQEQADCCMECPVCKEDFAVGEPVRQLPCNHFFHSDCIVPWLEMHDTCPVCRKSLNGEDSSSQPPSESPTLSMDPRTQERWSF; encoded by the exons GAGTACACCTGTCCAAGGTGTGAATCAGGGTTCATAGAAGAAGTAACAGAAGACTCCAG TCTTCTAGAGGGTGGCTCCAATGGGATAGATGACACAGCCACACAGTTTGCAGAG CTATGGCACCTGTTGTTACTGGAGCGGCCATTCACAACAGACGGCGACACGCCGGACTCAGAACCTCGGCTACCCGGAGGCCGCTTGGGGAGTCTGAGCGACTTAGGAGGTTTAGGGGGTGGGCCAATTGGGGGGTCAGTCCCAGCAGGGTTAGGGGGACCTATGGGGGGTCTACTAGGAGCAGGGGAACACTGGGGTCCGGGGCGTCCCCCTCGTCTGCACAGCCAGAGGAGATATCGGTCCAGAGGCAGCAGTAGACCCGACCGCTCGCCTGCTGTTGAAGG gATTGTACAACAGTTCCTTGCTGGTCTCTTTGCCAACTCTGGAGTCCCTGGCTCCCCACCCCTGTC gACAGGGATGCTGCACTCTAACCCAGGGGATTACGCTTGGGGACAGGGAGGGTTAGACGCTGTGATAACGCAG TTACTAGGTCAGCTGGAGAACACAGGGCCTCCTccagcagagaaagagaaaatctCTTCACTCCCAACTGTCAATATCTCTCAGGAACAAGCAG ATTGCTGTATGGAATGTCCAGTGTGCAAAGAGGACTTTGCTGTGGGAGAGCCAGTCAGACAGCTACCCTGTAACCACTTCTTTCATTCAGACTGTATAGTGCCATGGCTGGAAATG CATGACACATGTCCAGTGTGTAGGAAGAGTTTGAACGGAGAAGACAGCAGCAGCCAGCCCCCTTCAGAGTCCCCCACCCTCTCCATGGACCCCCGCACACAGGAGAGATGGTCCTTCTGA